A window of Candidatus Cloacimonas sp. genomic DNA:
ATAATTTAAATTTTACTTCATTGAAACGCTGATAATTATCGGTAAAAGGGACATAAGATATGGGTGGAGCTTATTTGCTCTCAAATTGCCAGGCGCCATCCCAAGTGTCCCAATTAATGATATCAAAGCGATTTAGCATAATTTTGGTTGGTTCATCAGTGGGCATAAGCAACAAGACCTCTTCAAACAGGGCTTTTGCTTCCCTTTGATGTTTGGCAATCAGCAAGTTTAAAGCGGATTCATATTGATGGAATATTTGGGCGAGGTCGGGTTTATTTTGCATATTTGCAGAGGTATCTATAACTTCGTAAATATCACAGGACTCATTTTTTCCTTTCACTTTCACACGGTCCAAATGACGGCAGAAGAAGTTATTTTTCACTGCCTGAAAAGTAAAATCGTCTATTATAATTGAGGTCTGATAGAATTTATTAAGTCCTTCCAAGCGAGAACCGAAATTCATTTTGTCGCCGATGCCGGTATAGTTGAAAATTCTATCAGAGCCGATATTGCCAACAATTATTTCTCCCGTGGCAATGCCGATTCCAATTTGGAAATTGTGCAGAATGGGGTGGTTTTGATATTCCTCTTGCAGCACGGAGGATATTTCACAAATGGAAAGAGCACTTTGGACGGCATTAATTTCAAAACCTGCATAAGTAACCGGTGCTCCAAATAAAGCTAAGATGGCATCGCCCACATATTTATCGAGAGTTCCTCTCTGCTCTATGATAATTTGTGTGGCAAGGTTAAAATACTTGTGCATAAAAGATGTTATTTCTGTGGGAGTTAACTGTTCGCAGAGAGTGGTAAAATTACGCACATCCGCAAATAAAACGCTTATGTATTTCTTTTCTCCCCCCGCTTTTAGTTTTTCCGGTTCCTTCATCATTTGACCGATGACCTCAGGGGAAACATAATGTTCAAAGGCATCTCTAATTTTCTTTTTTTCTTTGCCCTGTTCGTGTGCCTGAGTGAAAAACATTGCTAAAAAGCCAAATACCCAAGGAATAAGAAGCGTGGAATAAGTATAAGTATAACTTGCTTTTGCATACAAAATATAAACTGCGGGCAGGGAAAGCAGGGAAATAAAGAGAAATAATCCGATCGAAAATAATGGTTTACTGCGAGGAATGATGAATGCCAGACAAATCAAGACGACGATATTGATGCCTAAAAGCCACCAATTGTTTATCCAGTGTATATAATCCTCCTCCAGCAAATTGCACATAAAAGTGGAATGTAATTCTACTCCTGGGTAGCTTCTGTCGAGAGGTGTTATTTTGTTGTCTTTCAATCCGTAGGCAGAAGTCCCCACTAAAATTATGCGGTCTTGAAAATAACCTTTCGGTATCCTGTGAAACAAAACATCGGAAAAAGAAATGTAACGAAAAGAGTGGCCAGGCCCATAATATTTAAAATAAAACAACCCCTCGGGACTTAAGGGTAACTCACTCACCGTTTCCTTTCCGGAAATCAATTTGCAGTTTCGGTTCACTTCAATTTTATCGATGCCTAATAAATCTAAACAGAGCTGCATACTGAAATTTACATACATCTTTCCGTTGTATTGAAAAAAAAGAGGATAATCGTGTATTTTTCCTGAAACATCAGGTGTAATGTTTCCAAACCCAATTCCTTTTGCCGCTTTGGTAAATTCTGCAATAGGAGGAACGGGGTATTGCAAATTGAGATAAAATTTGGGCTGAATATTCCACGCAATCAATTTGTCAGGCAACGCTCCCGTATAAGAGGGATAATCGCTATTAAACATTGCCAAATATACATTTCCCGCATTTCTCATTGCCTCGGTAAAATTGTTATCGGTGCTAAAAGCATCCAAAATATGTTCCGGATTTGGGCCCAATTTATCAAAGCGAGCGGACATTCGCTGGCGCGCAAAACCTTTTATGCTATCGGTTTCCGTGAAAAAAACATCAAAAGCAATCGCCAGTGGCTTATCTTCAGCCAGGATGTTGACTAAATCGGCAAAAAATATGCTGGGCCAAGAAGAGAATTGGCCTAAGTCCTTGATGCTTTTTTCATCTATGTCTATTATGCAGATCTGATCATAAACCCCTTCATTTTCGTCGTGAGTGAAAGTATTATATGCTTGCAAAATATTATCATAAATGCCTAAATCCAAGGTCTTCAGTAAAATGCTAAATACCGGCAGATAAGGCAGGAGAAGGGATATGACCAGAATTAACAGAGCTATTAAGTAATAACGAAAGTGGGGCATAGAAGCTCTATCTGTCAATTTTCAGGTGGTAAACTATCCAAAGTGGAGCTATCGGGAAAATCCTCCTTTAGTTGTTGAATGTGCTTTTTCAGCTTGATGCCATCTCCAAGCTGGTCATAAATTAAGATTAAACAAGTATGAGAGAGCTCGGCATCTTTACTTAAAGGCGCTTGTTCTACGATTTTTTCAAAAAGGTCAGCTGCTTTGGCATAGTCCTTGTTATCAAAATAAGTAAGTGCATCTTCTATTTTGTAATGCGGTTCGGAAAACCAGAATAATTGGCTTTCAGGAAGAAATTCTGCTTCTTCTCTTCTAATGCCGGCAACATTACTGGCAGTGCGTTGATTGCTCTGAACCCTTAAAGCGCTGATTCTATTCCACATTTTATTTTTATAATCAGGATTGGACAGTGCTGCCGTTTCCAGTTTATTGATATTTATTTCCGTGTTGGCATCGATAATGGAAACGCTGCCATTGTTCCATTGAATTTCTGCTTTGGAATCTGGTCCCGTTTTTATATATCCTTCTGGTTGCACATCCGAATGTAAAGTTGCCTTTTTATAAGTGAGATTGGCGGATGCTTTATACTGAACTTCGCCTACCATAAAACGGATTTTACCTATGGAAACGGCGAAAATGGATAAAGCCATTCCGATTATAAAGATAGTAAGAATAAATTTCTTCATAGTTATTCTCCTATGTTCAATAGCTCAGAATACATCTGAGGATTCACTTTTTTGAGGATCGTTTTATCACTCATTAGGTTAAAATATTCTCTTGCTTGGATTTGATTGCCGCATCTAAATTCCAAGATGCAGAGATTTCTTAATATCGAATCGGTATTTTGGTTCAAACTCATTGCTTGCAAGTAATTAGTTCTGGCGGCAGCAAAATCATTATTATTCAGCTGCAAATTGCCCAGATTGATTAAAGCGGCAAGGTTTTGAGGGTCTTTTGCAAGGATATGATTCCAAAGTTCTGCGGCTTTTTCAGCTCGATTGTTCTCTACGCACCAAAGAGCATATTGATTGGCTACATTAAAATTGGTGGGATATTTTTGCAGAGTGGCAATGAATTCTTCTTCGCGAGAAAGCTTTTCCATCAGCATAATGCTTTCCATATCTCTTTGGTATTGCGAAATCGCTGGCACATTGTTGTTAAATTCTTTAGGGGAAATTGACTCGGTGCAAGGAGCCGGAGGATAAAGTTTATGCAGGGTGTCAAACTCCATTAATTCTGGATATATACCTTTGCTGAGCAATAGATTGTATTGTTTGGCAGCTTCATTCCAGCTAACTGAAAATGATTCTTTGCCTAAAAGAGTCGTCTCCAAAGGTAACCAATATTTTCCATTGTCGGAGATGAATCGGTTTAATTCAAAACCGCCGGCAAGTATTTCTTCCGTATTCATACCGGTATTCATAACCAATACAACATGGCCTGGAATATCTAAAAATCCACATTGGATTCCGATAACCGATAAAGAGGAAGCTAATAAAACAAGTAAATCATCACAATCGCCTGCCTTCTGCTTTAAGGTCTGGAAGGGGAATTGAACATAATCAACGGTACTTGTGGCTAAATTGGCAGAAGAATTGTCGGATATGTATTTAAGACCGTTTACATTATAATAACTCCAAATCTGAACAGCTCTTTGGATTTTTTTGTTTAAGGATGAAGTTGGCTGGGTTTGAAAAAGCTGGATTATTTGCGTATTAACGAAATTGCGTAAATTTTCGTCGGCAGGATTGACAAAACAGGCATATTGTTTGCGCTCGTTCCAGTCCATGGAATTAATGCTTTGAGCATAGATTACACCGCTTTTGTGATCGCTTTTGGCATTTTTGTCAAAAACCCATTCCACCTGCATATCAACTGCAAAAGTAGTTGGTCCGTATTTACATAAATCCAATATTTCTTTATTTAAGGGAGCTATGATATCAACCTGTTGTTCTGCCCCTCCCATCAAAGAGGGAATTATCGTCTGAAAAGGACGATCGGTAATTTGAGGAATGGTAACGGTTACGGTGATGTGTTCCAAAGATATGTTGCGTGTATTAAAGAGAGTTAGAGTCCCTATGGGATGGGTTTGAAAATAGCCAATCAAAGCAGGATATAATATATAAAACTCCGAAAAAGATATTTCCACTTCAGGTCTGGTTTCATTGTAGTATCTTCTGGTTTCTTCTGTTTTTAAGGCCTTATCCTGAATGACGAGGTTATCGGGGTCATATTGTAAAGCAATCTGAATTTCTCTCCAGGCATCATCATAACGATGCTCTTTAACTAATAAATCATGATAAAATTCGTGATAGGCGGTAGTGGTGCTATCTATGGCAATATACTGATAAATATTATCCATCACTGCCAAAGCTTCGCTATAACGCATTTCTTTATCCAGGGCTTGAGCGTATGCAAAGCCATAGTTTACATCGGTGGGGACTTTCTGATAAGCAATGGCAAAATTTTCGGTTGCTTCTTTGGCTTTGCGATTTTTGGCATAAGCGCTCCCCAGAGAGTAGTAATATTCTGCCACACTGGGATTTAGATGAATGGCATCGGTATATTTATCAACTGCATAAGCATAATTTCCAGCGGCAAAAAAGCAATCACCCATCAGCTTTTGAATAACATCTGCGCCCTGATTGTTAAACTTGGTCATTAATCTTTGCAGGTAATTGAGAGCCGCCTCATAATCGTTATTTTTTAGAAGAAGTTCGCCCATTTTCAGGTTATTGTCCAGATTATCCTCTTGGGCAATCAATTCACGCATAAAATTTAGCGCGGCAGGATAGTTTTCCGTTTTTTCTTCCGCATAAACTTGATAGCGTAAAATGTCCGCATCCCGATTATATTTTTCTACATAGATATTGCAGAGGTCCTTAACTTTATAGTAATTTCCATCCAGATAATACAGAGAAATCAGTTCGTGCAAAATACTTTTATCGTTGGGATTGGAATATCTTTCCAATGCTGCGATGCCAAGATTATAAGCATTCATCATTTTGTATATTTCTGCTCTTTGAATTACTGTATCGATTCCTGCGCCAATAATTTTTTCCAGTGAATCAATGCTGCCTATTGCTTTTTCAAATTCATTGCGGCTGATGTAAAGCTGGGCTTCCTTCAAACAATTATCGGTTATTTCTTCGGCAAAATTAACTCCCGTAAAGGTTTTGGAGGCAAGTTGCAATGCTATAACGGCTTCTGGATAATGTTTGTTTTCAGATAGATAGCGCGCATAAGAATAGGCATCTGCAATTTCTTCCGAAGAGGGACCGGCTTTATTATCCGCAGAAAGTGATTGAACCGTGTATGTGCAAATTTCTTTTTGGGGCTTATCAATGACAAAGTGGGGTTCATTTACTGTGTAAGTAAAAATTTCTGAACTTCTTTTCTCCGTAACGATCCAGCGTGAAATACCTTCTGCAACTTCCCAGGAAAGCACTGCTTGTTTACTGGAATTTACTGTAAAAAATACGGTCTGCGGTTTCTGGGGGCTATAATAAAAAGTAAGAAGCCGCGCACAATTTGCTGTTTTATCACATATTAAGAGTGTTTTAGTGTAAGGATTATAACGGAGTAAACTGATGTCCGCGAAGCAAGGAAAAGTGCCTTTTACATTTTTGGCGAAATAGCGATGTTCATTTATGCCATTATAGATGATGTTCAGCTGTTGAGTAATTCCATCAATGTAGCCCACCCGGTCTTCGTAAAGCAGATCAAAAGTAGATATCTTACCAGCACTGGTTACCAATTGCAGAGTGTTATCTTCCGTTAAAGATAGCTTGTAAATGACAGTGTCATTAGCCAAAAAATAAAGGTCTTGTCCGCTAATTCTTAATAGTTGGGGTTTCAGGACTTTGCTTTTGAGGTCTATATTACGAATATGTGCGGTATTTTCATCAAAAACGGCTATGCGAGAATTTCCCCAGTCAGCTATATAAATCATTCCTTCTTTATCAACGGCAATGCTTTTGGGCGAATTTAAACAACCATTTTGAGAACCCTTATTGGCAAAGGACTCGATATAATCACCGCTCAATCGGTCATAAACGAAAACCTTGCTTGCTTTAGTATCCAATGCTAACAATTTGTCATTATCTATGGCAAGGGCATTGAACCCTTTAACCCCTTTATTCTTTTCCTTGGCAGCATAAATATTGAAAATGGTAGAGTCCTTATCTACGCAGGTTATGGCGTCGGTTATTTTTTTGGTTTTGTCCTGAGGGATAGTTGTTTTGTGGATATAATATTTTGTGCCATTCAAATAGAGATAGTCAATTGATTGTGGTTCATCGCTTTCAGATAACTTGGGTCTTAAAGTGAGCTGAGGTATTTCCACAGGTTTTGTATTTGAATATTCATCATCTACATAGAGTTTCAAAGAACGAACTTTGCCATCGAGAATGCCTACCAAGGTTTTTCCATTATATGGTATGGCTTTAATGGCTGTCGGCTGTTGAAAAGACACCATAGATTCGTTTTTATTTTTAGAGCCCCAAGTTGAGCGCGGCAATAAATTGCCCATCGCATCAACCTTGCCTATTTTCGTGCAGATTGAATAGATAACATATAATTCGTTATATTGATTGACGGCTACATCCAATAGCTTATCCGGTTTATTTTCCGGCGTGGCAAGCACAATGCTATTATCTGAAACTAAATCCTGATTATATAAAATAACGGCTTGATTTTGCCCCAGATTAACCAAAATTCTAATTTTCTGGTCTTTGCTCAGGCACATTGAAAGGGGCATCATAACCTGAACTTTGCCTAAAAACATACCTTCGTTGGTGAAAGACAAAAGCTCATTGCGTCCAGAATCTAAAATGTAGATATATCCTTGGTAATTTACCAAAATGCGAATTGCATTGCCAAACTGAATGTCAGGAGAGCCCTTTGTAGATATAGTGCGTAGATATTTGCCTTCATAGCTGTATATATAAATGGCGCTGGCTTTGGAATCCAGCACATAGAGTGAATTTTCATCTCCAGTAAGATCATTAATTTTTGTCCCTACAGGCAGCTTAATGAAAACTGGTCCTAAAAATGCCTTCTGGGTAATATCCCATGCTTTGATTATTCCTCTGCCGTTATCCACACAATAGGCAATATTACCTTCAAGATGAAAACAATCTACGCCAAAAGCATCTTTCTTATCTTTGGATGCAGAAACCATTTGTAGGGGTTTTGGTATAGCCCAAAGAAACGCCCAACCAATTAGAATAATAACGCTCATAGATAGTGATTTTTTCATAATCACTCCCTTCTTGTTGTCCTAACCATTAAAATAATCAAAAAAAGCCATAAAGCAAATATCTTTTGCAAAAAAGAGGGTTTCAGGAATATTATTTACAATCTCCCTGTATTTGCCTACACATTATTTTCCCAGGACTATTTATATGTCATAAAGATAAATCTGTGGTTATTATGTCAAGCAAAAATATTTTGGCTGCGTTGCAAGTGATAATAAATTGACTCATTGCCAAATATTTTTTGTTTTCGGCAAACCCAATCCAAGGAATATGCCAGCTACTTCTTTTTTATACCTGGGCGTTTGATAACGAGTAAAAAAAATACCCAATGGAATTTGCCGAACCGAAATTCGGCAATCCATTTAGGTATATTTGCCAGGTTATTAATTTTCTTTCATAAAGGGATATCTATAATCGCAATCTGGAACAAAGTTCTCTTTTATAGACCGAGCCGAAATCCATCTTTGCAAATTTAAAGCGGAGCCAGCTTTATCGTTTGTTCCGGAAGATCTCCCGCCGCCAAAAGGTTGTTGACCAACCACTGCACCAGTTGGCTTATCATTTATATAAAAGTTTCCGGCGCTGTGCATTAAAACATTGTTCGCTTCCAAAATAGCTTTTCTATCTTGAGCAAAAATAGAACCGGTTAAACCATAGGGAGAGGTTTTATCGCATAGTTCCAGAATTTTGTGATAATCGCATTCAGGATATACATAAACGGTTAAAACGGGACCGAAAATTTCTTCTTGCATAGTGCAGAACATCGGATCGGTTGTTTTAATAATGGTTGGCTGGATAAAGTAACCTATGGAATCGTCACATTTTCCTCCCCAAACAATTTCGGCGTCAGCAGATTTTTCCGCTTGCTCGATATAGCCCTTTATTCTATCATAGCTTTCTTTATCTATCACGGCATTGATGAAGTTAGAAAAATCTTGCACATCTCCCATTTTAACCGTATTCAACATTTCCATCATTTCTTTTGACCATTGGTCGTAAAGATTGTCTGGAATGTATAAACGGGAAGCCGCGCTACATTTCTGACCTTGAAATTCAAAAGCACCCTTTAAACAGGCAACTGCCAAAGCTTTTACATCGGCTGATGTATGGGCAAAAATAAAATCTTTGCCACCTGTTTCACCTACAATTCTGGGATATGATTTATAGAGATGAATATTATTGGCAGTCCGTTTCCAGATGTTATTAAAGACATTAGTACTGCCAGTAAAATGGATGCCTGCCAGGCAAGGAGAATCTATTATGAAATTACTTATTTCAGCCCCGGAACCGGGAAGAAAGTTAATTACTCCATCTGGCAGACCTGCCTCTTTTAATATTTTCATAATAAAATAGCCACTATAAACCGCTGTTCCGGCAGGTTTCCAAATAACTGTATTTCCCATTAAAGCAGGAGCGGTAGGTAAATTTCCTGCTATGGAAGTAAAATTGAAGGGAGTAATGGCAAAGATAAAACCTTCCAAAGCTCTGTATTCAGAGAAGTTCCATTCTCCCTTGGGCGAAACCAAGGGCTGCTGTTCATAAATTTTTTGGGCATAGTAAGCATTAAAGCGCCAAAAATCAATAAGCTCACAGGCAGAATCAATCTCCGCTTGATATACATTTTTGCTCTGTCCAAGCATTGTGGCTGCATTTAGCAAAAAGCGATATTTGGTAGAAAGGAGTTCAGCCGCTTTCAAAAAAATAGCGGAACGATGATAAAAGGGCATATTTTCCCAATCAGTTCTTGCTTGCATAGCTGCTTCCACAGCCAAATCAATTTCCTGTTTACCTACTTTGTGATATTTCGCCAATAGATGTTTATGATTATGTGGCTCAATACAATAGCCAAAATTTCCGGTTTTAATTTCTTTGCCGTTGATGATGGCAGGAATTTCCAAAAAATCATTGCTGAGTTCCTGCAGCTTTATTTTCAGTTTGTCTCTTTCGGGTGAGCCGAGGGCATAAGAATAAAGTTGCTCATTTTTGGGAACGGGAACGGTAATAAACATTTTTATCTCCTTGTGTTTTAGTTCGTTGAAAATAGGTGAAAAGGAGAAATAAGCATAGCAAGAATGGACACAATTATCCTGTGTCTATATTTCTCACCTTTTCACACTGGAAGGCATATCCGTTTCCAGATAAACCCTATCGGCCAATACCCTTGCCTGAGAGGTTTAGGAATATTGGCTCGGTGATGAATCAACTTTTTTTATTTAGGATAATTAGTCAAGGATTGTAAAATATTTCACCCTCGGAACTATTTCAAGGGTTAGCTGAGCTTGGTCTTTATACATTAGTAAAATAAAAAAAGCCCGGCTTTTTTCACCGGGCTTGCCAAGTTAAATATTAGTATGCTATATTACTTGAAATTTAGCTGCAAAGTTGTTCCAACGGCGTAATTGGTAACATCGCTATTATCATTATCGCCTACGGCTCCATAAATATCCAGATTTAAGATATCTTCAATCAGCTTGCATTCTACACCGCCATTAAGTTCCATTCCTTGATCGGAAACTATTCCTGCCGCGGCAAAAAGGGTATAATTATCCGCCACAGGAAAACGGAAAGAGCCAACAGCACTTATTAAAGCATCCTGATTATTATGGTATATATTGTCATTCCAATAGAGATTCAATCCATCGTTGATCAGATTAATACCATAGATAAACAGTCCATTATGATAGTAATGGCTGTAAGGAACCAAAGCATTTTTGGAAGCACAAAGAACATCTGCTCCCAATTCCACGGGGGCAAGATCAAATTTAGCATTTATTGCCGCTCCCAATCCAATATTATCATCACCATTTATAAACTGATAGCATAAAAAAGGTGTCAGATCTAAAGTTGCGGGACCTACTTCCAAAGTGGCATAAGGTAAAAGAGTAACTTCACCATCATCCGGTATATCATTATAGCCAATAAAACCATTTACGCCCCAGTCAACGGGAGATGTTGCTGTTAGAGAGCCCAACAAAACAGTATAATCATCGTGCTGATAATGAAATCCCTCGTAATTTTTTAGTAAGCCGACTTGCAGATTCATATCCGACAAATCTTTGGTAAGCATTACTCCAGCAAAATAATCATCCAAAATCAAGCCGCGATGATCTGCCCAATATTGAAGTCCAACCTTAATGTTAGAATTGATTGATTGCATCAGATAATCAAGATACAATTCACTGGTTTTAATATTTACCCCATTAGTTCCTACATTGCCGCCGGAATTATTGTCTCCCCAGTAAATTTCTCCAATCTGGAAGGCAGCCCTGAAATCCAAGCCATTTGTGATATTGGAATCCAACCCAATGCGCAAACGAGTGTTAACATCGCCTCCGTCATTTTTAAAAGGATCGTTATAAGCGGCACCGCGGGTGAGCAATTCACCTTCATAATTAAAATCAATTGCGCCTAAAATGCCGACCAACAACAGGATTGATATAAGGATAGAAACTTTTTTCATTTTTTTGCTCCTTTGTTTTTTTTAGATTCACAATATAATATAAACAACTTGTGTCTGCTTGGCAAGCGATTTTCCTGCCTATTTTGGGCAGCCGACATAAAATATTTTGGGGGGAATATAAAAAAGGGGGGATGAGAATAAAAAATAGTAGCGGGCACACATAATCCATATCATTGTAATTTAAGCGATTAAATGTTTTCCCTGTCTCACCTATTTCTTTGGCTATATAAAAGTAAAAGATACACAGAAGCTAACTTAATATTCCCCTGCAGAATCGCTTAATACTAAAGTAACATATCAGTAGCGATCAAGTAACGAGACAACTGCAATGTTAGAGATGTGTTACTGTGCCGTTAAAGAATTTACTATGGGACAAGCAATTACAATGCAGGAGCGGAATCTGGTAAGATTGTTCTTTGGTCTGCCGTAAGTTTGCTGAAGATTTAGCTTAATTGGTGCTGTTGGCAAAATCCGGAAGGTTCAAATTTAGCTCCTTTTGGATGATTTGCAAATTTTTTTCCAGATTGGGATTGATGGGAACGCCTTGTTTACGCACTTTTTGTTCTATTTCATATTCTTTTTCGCCAGCTACATAGATTCTTTGTTTACCAGGGAAAAGTTGGGCATTTTGTAAATCTCTGCAGATGGAACCGGTTATTTTTTTAAAGTTCTCCAAATCCGTAAAAAAATCCACATTGATTGCCAGAAAGAAATGTCCTAAACGGTAGGGAGCGGGTTTACCCTGTTCATCTTCTCCCATTAAGCCGTTCAAATAATTGCCATTTTGTAAAGCGGCGCAAATAATTTCTACGGCAGTTGCGAGTCCATAACCCTTATGGCTTCCGGTAATTTCTTCCGTTCCACCCAAAGGTAACATCGCGGCTTTCTGTTTTAATAAATCAATCAGCAGACCTTTTGTATCGGTGTAAGGTTTACCATCCAAATCAATTGCCCAACCAAGTGGGGTTTCTTTTTCTTCGCGAGCCAACTGTTCCACTTTTCCTCTTTGGGATATGGAAGTGGCGGCATCATATAAAAAAGGATAGGGAAGATCAGTAGGAGCTCCAAAACAGATAGGATTCGTTCCCAAAATGGGAGAAACACTATTTGTAGGACAAATAGAAGGGCGGGCATTGGAAAAATCCAACCCAATCATATTTTGTTTAATTGCCATTTCTGCATAATAACCACAAATCCCAAAATGAGTGGAATTACGAACTGCCACAGCTCCCAAACCATATTTTTCGGCTTTATCAATTGCCGTTTGCATTGCTTTTTGGCTAATAACTTGCCCCATTCCATTGTTTCCATCCCAAACAGAGGTGGCATATTTATCGCGGATTACCTCAATGTTAGTTAGGGGATTTTGTATTTTAGCTTGAATTCTATCATAATACATTTTTAATCGTCCAACTCCGTGTGATTCAATTCCTTTTAAATCACTGGCGATTAATACATCACTACAAATTTGGGCATCCGCTTTGGGCACGCCGAGTTTTATAAACACCTCTTGCATAAAATTTTGCAGAACTGTAACAGGTATATATTTCATTGTTTGGAACTCCTTATGATTCTTGAAAAACAACTGCTTTCAAGGGAGGAAAGCCATTAAAATTGACGCTCGAATAACTCTGAGTGTATGCACCGGCGGTAAAAATATACACTTTGTCACCGGGAACGGTTCCTTCGGGCATATGATAGTGACAATGTTCATATAAAATATCCATACTGTCACAAGTAGGTCCAGCCAAAATGATATCTTCCGCCAAACCCTTGCGGGGAAAATAGATAGGGAATTTTATGGATTCATCTATGGTTTCAATTAAACCGCCAAATTTTCCGATATCCAAATAGACCAATTGATAGAGATTATTTTTGGATTTCCGGGCAATATTTATAACTTCAGAAACAATCACACCGGCATCACCAACGAGGGATCTACCCGGTTCCAAAATGATATCTGGCAGATTATCGCCAAAATCCTCTTGAATAAAACGCTGAATTTCAGTGG
This region includes:
- a CDS encoding Ldh family oxidoreductase; translated protein: MKYIPVTVLQNFMQEVFIKLGVPKADAQICSDVLIASDLKGIESHGVGRLKMYYDRIQAKIQNPLTNIEVIRDKYATSVWDGNNGMGQVISQKAMQTAIDKAEKYGLGAVAVRNSTHFGICGYYAEMAIKQNMIGLDFSNARPSICPTNSVSPILGTNPICFGAPTDLPYPFLYDAATSISQRGKVEQLAREEKETPLGWAIDLDGKPYTDTKGLLIDLLKQKAAMLPLGGTEEITGSHKGYGLATAVEIICAALQNGNYLNGLMGEDEQGKPAPYRLGHFFLAINVDFFTDLENFKKITGSICRDLQNAQLFPGKQRIYVAGEKEYEIEQKVRKQGVPINPNLEKNLQIIQKELNLNLPDFANSTN
- a CDS encoding type III PLP-dependent enzyme, with product TEIQRFIQEDFGDNLPDIILEPGRSLVGDAGVIVSEVINIARKSKNNLYQLVYLDIGKFGGLIETIDESIKFPIYFPRKGLAEDIILAGPTCDSMDILYEHCHYHMPEGTVPGDKVYIFTAGAYTQSYSSVNFNGFPPLKAVVFQES